In a single window of the Dama dama isolate Ldn47 chromosome 33, ASM3311817v1, whole genome shotgun sequence genome:
- the LOC133050749 gene encoding RNA-binding protein with multiple splicing 2-like produces the protein MWGSLDRASGRDAPELEVRTLFVSGLPVDIKPRELYLLFRPFKGYEGSLIKLTSRQPVGFVIFDSRAGAEAAKNALNGIHFDPENPQTLRLEFAKANTKMAKNKLMATPNPTNAHPALGAHFIARDPYDLMGAALIPASPEAWAPYPLYTTELTPAISHTAFTYPAATAAAAALHAQVRWYPSSDTTQPGWKYRQFC, from the exons ATGTG GGGCAGTCTCGACCGAGCCTCTGGCCGGGATGCCCCGGAGCTCGAGGTCCGGACACTGTTCGTCAGTGGGCTCCCTGTGGATATTAAACCCAGAGAACTCTACCTGCTCTTCAGGCCATTCAAAGGGTATGAAGGGTCCCTGATAAAGCTCACATCAAGACAGCCTGTTGGTTTTGTGATCTTTGACAGCCGGGCAGGAGCAGAAGCAGCCAAGAACGCATTGAATGGTATTCACTTTGATCCTGAGAACCCGCAGACCCTGAGGCTAGAGTTTGCCAAAGCCAACACCAAGATGGCCAAGAACAAGCTAATGGCTACACCAAATCCCACCAATGCTCACCCTGCCCTTGGAGCACACTTCATCGCACGGGACCCCTATGACCTGATGGGGGCTGCTCTGATCCCCGCATCCCCAGAGGCCTGGGCCCCCTACCCTCTGTACACTACGGAGCTGACCCCAGCCATCTCACATACTGCGTTCACCTACCCAGCCGCcactgctgctgccgccgccctGCATGCTCAGGTGCGCTGGTACCCTTCCTCTGACACCACCCAGCCAGGATGGAAATATCGGCAGTTCTGTTAG